AGAGATACATGATGGCAGGCACCTAATTGCTGATGAAAATATAGCCCGAATGCCacgtttcttcttcttctcctctagTGCCGCCTTCAGTTTTCCAATCTCCCCATCCTTTTCAGCATTGTAGTTCTCAAGTGTCTCAATGTATGACTTCATGAGGGCTACCTCAGCCTTCTTAGTGTCCAGTGCTTTCTGGATTGAATTCTTCTCATCAGTCAAGCCTGAATGCTTGGCATCAAGTTTGTTATAGGATGCTTGCAGCTGTGACATAGTAACATGGAGCTTCTCTAACTCATCTCTCAAGTTATTGACCAAGGCATCCTTGTTGTGTACTGCTTCCTCAGCTAATTCCTTATTAGCTTGGCTTTGCTCTGCCTCTCTCTTAAGATCCTCTAATTCATTCATGATCTTTGTCTTCTCGGCATCAAATACCATTGCAGCTGCCTCCTTGGCCTCAGTCAATGCAACCatttccatcttgagcttctcaatctctgtttcacacaagctatgtttttgctctatagtGAGAACATCTGACCGAAGCTTATCATTTTCAACCATCACCAACTCCTTGCTGACCTTGATTTCCTCAACTTTTTTGTTGAGGTCCTCCatttccttcatgatttctgTCTTTTTAGCATCAAACTCCAAGGTGGCTGCCTCCTTCACGGCTGCTAGGGCATGTAGTTCCATCTTGAGCCTCTCAACCTCTTCTTCAGATAAGCTAAGTTTTTGCTCTGTGGTCACAAACTCCGATCGAAGCTTATCATTTTCACCTATCACCAAATCCTTATGAGCCTGAATTTCCTCCACCTCCCTCTTAAGATCCTCCAATTCCTTCATGATTTCTGCCTTTTCAGCATTAAATGCTTTGGCGCTTGCCTCCTTTGACTCTAATTGTGCACCTAGTTCCatcttgagcctctcaatctcttcttcaaatAGTCTACATTTTAGCTCCGCGGTCAAGACATCTGACCGAAGCTTATCATTTTCACCCATAACCAAATCCTTGTTGGCCTTGATTTCCTCAACTTTTTCGTTGAGGTCCTCCAGTTCCTTCATGATTTCTGTCTTTTTAGCATCAAACTCCAAGGCGGCTGCCTCCTTCACCGCTGCTAGGGCATCTAGTTCCATCTTGAGCCTCTCAACCTCTTCTTCAGATAAGCTAAGTTTTTGCTCTGTGGTCACAACCTCCGATCGAAGCTTATCATTTTCACCTATCACCAAATCTTTACTGGCTTGGATTTC
The sequence above is drawn from the Miscanthus floridulus cultivar M001 chromosome 15, ASM1932011v1, whole genome shotgun sequence genome and encodes:
- the LOC136507530 gene encoding uncharacterized protein: MAASWFADLFTDERVKTLSGQVSALRDKVWDLESKSAQLLREKGKLEKQLEETNKAAQVLSSEKEEVERSLKGENDKLQLEVSAAEEKYSQSQAEVMKLKMELDALAEEKEAATKAFDAKKAEMMLELEDLKRRMEEIQANKDLVVTENDKLRSEVLTTEQKHRLSEGEVERLKVELAKLATLVEANEEAAKAFETEKLEIMKELEDLKWKVEEIQASKDLVIGENDKLRSEVVTTEQKLSLSEEEVERLKMELDALAAVKEAAALEFDAKKTEIMKELEDLNEKVEEIKANKDLVMGENDKLRSDVLTAELKCRLFEEEIERLKMELGAQLESKEASAKAFNAEKAEIMKELEDLKREVEEIQAHKDLVIGENDKLRSEFVTTEQKLSLSEEEVERLKMELHALAAVKEAATLEFDAKKTEIMKEMEDLNKKVEEIKVSKELVMVENDKLRSDVLTIEQKHSLCETEIEKLKMEMVALTEAKEAAAMVFDAEKTKIMNELEDLKREAEQSQANKELAEEAVHNKDALVNNLRDELEKLHVTMSQLQASYNKLDAKHSGLTDEKNSIQKALDTKKAEVALMKSYIETLENYNAEKDGEIGKLKAALEEKKKKRGIRAIFSSAIRCLPSCISK